Proteins from one Podospora pseudoanserina strain CBS 124.78 chromosome 1, whole genome shotgun sequence genomic window:
- the LYS12 gene encoding homoisocitrate dehydrogenase (EggNog:ENOG503NWJP; COG:E), with translation MAARRALTIGLIPGDGIGKEVIPAGRRVLEALPASLGLKFDFVDLNAGWETFEKTGVALPEETVQTLQSCNGGLFGAVSSPTTAVKGYSSPIVALRKRLALYANVRPVKTVATAKKPIDMVIVRENTEDLYVKEEKTYETPEGKVAEAIKRISEKASTNIAAMAGEIALRRQKIRASGAPSIHKGPLVTVTHKSNVLSQTDGLFRTASKAALADPKFSSVKVEEQIVDSMVYKLFRQPEAYDVIVAPNLYGDILSDGAAALVGSLGLVPSANVGKTFALGEPCHGSAPDIQGQGISNPIATIRSAALMLEFLDEEEAAAKIYAAVDANLEEGKYVSPDLGGTAKTEEVLQDILRRL, from the exons ATGGCTGCCAGAAGAGCTTTGACTATCG GCCTCATCCCCGGTGATGGCATCGGCAAGGAGGTCATCCCCGCTGGTCGCCGTGTCCTCGAGGCCCTTCCTGCCTCTCTGGGTCTGAAGTTCGACTTTGTCGACCTCAACGCCGGCTGGGAGACCTTTGAGAAGACCGGCGTTGCTCTGCCCGAAGAGACCGTCCAGACTCTCCAGAGCTGCAATGGCGGTCTTTTCGGTGCTGTTagctcccccaccaccgccgtcaaggggtactcctcccccattgTCGCCCTCCGCAAAAGACTGGCCCTCTACGCCAACGTCCGCCCCGTCAAGACGGTCGCTACCGCCAAGAAGCCCATCGACATGGTCATCGTCCGTGAGAACACCGAGGACCTCTAcgtcaaggaggagaagaccTACGAGACCCCCGAGGGCAAGGTCGCCGAGGCGATCAAGCGCATCTCCGAGAAGGCCAGCACCAAcatcgccgccatggccggtGAGATTGCCCTGCGCCGGCAAAAGATCCGGGCGAGCGGAGCCCCCAGCATCCACAAGGGCCCTCTCGTGACGGTGACTCACAAGTCCAACGTCCTGTCACAGACCGACGGCCTCTTCCGCACCGCCTCCAAGGCTGCCCTTGCCGACCCCAAGTTCAGCTctgtcaaggttgaggagcagATTGTTGACTCGATGGTCTACAAGCTCTTCCGCCAGCCTGAGGCGTATGATGTCATTGTTGCTCCTAACCTCTACGGCGACATCTTGTCTGATGGTGCCGCTGCTCTTGTTGGCTCGCTTGGTCTCGTTCCCAGCGCCAACGTTGGCAAGACTTTTGCTCTTGGTGAGCCCTGCCACGGCAGCGCGCCTGATATCCAGGGCCAGGGGATCTCCAACCCTATTGCTACTATCCGTAGCGCTGCGCTCATGCTGGAGTtccttgatgaggaggaggctgctgccaagatcTACGCTGCTGTGGATGCTAacttggaggagggcaagtACGTCAGCCCCGACTTGGGCGGCACTGCCAAGACTGAGGAGGTCTTGCAGGATATCCTTAGACGTCTTTaa
- a CDS encoding hypothetical protein (COG:S; EggNog:ENOG503NZNW), with protein MAARPGEELVATLFGDVHYFYGPPTNNPPHHRFDKGSYVYLFEDPNQGRARLEIANQPGTEDQDAFDGYLDNVHLQYTYKHTCLVTLTVGQVNNQEEWHLPTYDPHNQAKYHYKLHSLDLYFWTHQDALEFVNGIRRVLPHTQCEVLDEPGPPPRQPTEASSLVQKLEKVAISDSSPAQQANPGVPSFPGPPVSAVDGDLPPPPPPPAAFSPIPYNPAAPAAPEQLRHREKTPPPEDGVANPLHQTLAYDAATPFSPGLPPGPSHLSPLSPGIPPPNLQHPPGAPTFPGPPVASPGFAPQGFGSLGGVGAPPHPGITRSVTMPAVGTPLSSPGLVSPYGGVGTFPGQPQVYNPAAVAAVSQTPTPPAVGGIGASPGVGIQGPQTAQAGLPQQNEYAVHQQFYVPEEEYRPKKEVRGKLEENAGRLERGVSGMLKKFEKKFG; from the exons ATGGCCGCCCGGCCGGGAGAAGAACTTGTAGCCACGCT CTTTGGCGACGTTCATTACTTTTACGGGCCACCAACAAATAACCCGCCTCATCATCGATTCGATAAGGGGTCCTATGTCTACCTCTTCGAGGACCCCAATCAAGGACGCGCCCGTTTAGAGATTGCGAACCAGCCAGGCACAGAGGATCAAGACGCATTTGATGGCT ACCTCGACAATGTCCACCTCCAATACACATACAAGCACACTTGCCTCGTAACCCTCACCGTCGGCCAAGTCAATAACCAAGAAGAATGGCACCTTCCAACCTATGACCCTCACAACCAAGCCAAATATCACTACAAACTTCACTCCCTTGACCTCTACTTCTGGACTCACCAAGACGCCCTCGAGTTCGTCAACGGCATCCGCCGCGTCCTTCCCCATACCCAATGCGAAGTCCTCGATGAACCCGGACCTCCACCCCGTCAACCCACCGAAGCTAGCTCCCTTGTTCAAAAGCTCGAGAAAGTTGCCATCTCCgactcctccccagcccagcaagcCAACCCCGGCGTCCCGTCTTTCCCCGGCCCTCCGGTATCCGCAGTAGATGGcgacctccctcctccccctcctcccccagcagcctTCTCACCTATCCCTTACAACCCCGCCGCGCCCGCCGCTCCAGAGCAGCTCCGCCACAGGGAAAAGACTCCCCCTCCTGAAGACGGCGTCGCCAACCCACTCCATCAAACCCTCGCCTATGACGCCGCCACTCCTTTCTCCCCTGGCCTTCCACCCGGACCAAGCCATCTCAGCCCGCTGAGCCCGGgcatcccacctcccaacctccaacacccccccgGAGCGCCAACATTCCCCGGTCCCCCCGTGGCATCACCCGGCTTCGCCCCCCAAGGCTTCGGCTCCCTCGGTGGTGTAGGTgcgcctcctcatccaggCATCACCCGCTCAGTAACCATGCCGGCAGTTGGTACTCCCCTCTCCAGTCCAGGGCTGGTGAGTCCTTACGGAGGCGTTGGGACATTCCCGGGTCAGCCGCAGGTGTATAACCCCGCTGCTGTGGCGGCCGTGTCTCAAACACCTACACCACCTGCCGTGGGTGGGATCGGGGCTTCACCCGGCGTTGGGATCCAAGGGCCGCAGACGGCGCAGGCGGGGCTGCCGCAGCAGAATGAGTATGCTGTGCATCAGCAGTTTTAtgtgccggaggaggagtatagaccgaagaaggaggtgagggggaagctggaggagaatgcggggaggttggagaggggggtgtcggggatgttgaagaagtttgagaagaagTTTGGTTGA
- a CDS encoding hypothetical protein (EggNog:ENOG503P4WS), which translates to MSAVKNLRAMFEQKGENSPPDRGRSPGAPFVSGAESPRPLAKVRTSFIAIEKDGRMGLTREGSQDSVPGIRKLSGGSSEMTTPTAGKEIPNPFEKFERLASTPKTFLRDQPIVESPQAKAEEKTATSPVKEVNIAQTPTAPIVKKEEVKTPEPALDGTAEKTVTPAPKPETKDPVNETSGANEEKKETTATKEATKPTTTTTTITPQSTVKPMTTSSTGKLDVKSAKSPVTTRPPKSPALRPQPNLAAPKQTPERKVSHTEKTMTPKAATPAAKASAPSSVKKPPPLHASPAATGFVKPKVKSPTRPVKLPPGLTTHTAASGSKVHGDSAQHASSLARSASRTSMSGTTSKAAPGKTLKRQSSTVGRSRPSIGPPPPQPAKDHAPKKEKPVDESFLARMMRPTQASANKVTQKVPISPPRHGPASRRTSPASKPRVKKAVSRPHSVTSGHSAPSASQTSLAPAAEIVPASKSAEDDAKHAALDAVAEKTAVQEVAVLAEQAETAEEAVEAAKEVEGEITLPETSPGVKAVTNSMERMSVGSADSKAEVSGHSNDNTSSPSPSATEETEASVIDNKESHSEISAIAA; encoded by the exons ATGAGTGCCGTCAAGAACCTTCGCGCCATGTTTGAGCAAAAGGGGGAAAACAGTCCTCCAGACCGGGGTCGTTCGCCTGGTGCGCCTTTTG TTTCCGGCGCCGAGTCCCCACGTCCGCTGGCCAAAGTCCGAACGAGCTTCATCGCAATCGAAAAAGACGGTAGGATGGGCTTGACACGAGAAGGCAGCCAGGATTCAGTGCCCGGGATTCGAAAGCTCAGCGGTGGATCTAGCGAAATGACGACGCCGACTGCTGGAAAGGAGATCCCGAATCCGTTCGAGAAATTTGAGAGGCTCGCGAGCACACCAAAAACTTTCCTTAGAGACCAACCAATTGTGGAATCACCACAGGCGAAGGCAGAAGAGAAGACGGCGACATCGCCGGTCAAGGAAGTGAATATCGCACAAACACCGACCGCACCTattgtgaagaaggaggaagtgAAGACCCCAGAGCCAGCCCTGGATGGCACTGCGGAGAAGACAGTcacaccagcaccaaagcCGGAGACCAAAGATCCAGTAAACGAGACAAGCGGTGCGaatgaggagaagaaggagacaACTGCCACCAAGGAAGCCAcgaaacccaccaccaccaccaccaccatcacaccaCAGTCGACAGTGAAGCCAATGACAACTTCTTCGACAGGAAAGCTCGATGTAAAATCTGCGAAATCGCCAGTCACCACCAGGCCCCCGAAGAGCCCAGCTCTGAGACCTCAGCCGAATTTGGCTGCGCCTAAACAGACGCCCGAAAGGAAAGTGTCCCACACCGAAAAGACAATGACACCAAAAGCAGCCACTCCCGCCGCAAAGGCCTCTGCTCCTTCCTCGGTGAAGAAGCCACCTCCGCTCCATGCATCCCCCGCAGCCACAGGGTTTGTCAAGCCAAAGGTCAAGTCACCAACAAGACCAGTCAAGCTTCCTCCAGGCCTCACAACGCATACGGCTGCCTCCGGTTCCAAGGTCCACGGCGACAGCGCACAACACGCCAGTTCCCTCGCACGCTCCGCCAGCAGAACAAGCATGTCGGGCACCACTAGCAAAGCCGCCCCGGGTAAAACGCTCAAACGACAGAGTTCGACCGTTGGCCGCTCCCGGCCGAGCATAGgaccccctccgcctcagcCAGCCAAGGACCATGCTCCtaagaaggagaagccggTTGACGAGAGTTTCCTCGCGCGTATGATGCGGCCTACCCAAGCCTCTGCCAACAAGGTCACACAAAAGGTGCCCATTTCTCCACCCAGACATGGGCCAGCCTCCCGGAGAACATCTCCAGCGTCTAAGCCCCGCGTTAAGAAGGCTGTCTCACGACCACATAGTGTCACGTCAGGACATAGCGCACCTTCAGCATCGCAGACCAGCCTGGCTCCAGCCGCCGAGATTGTTCCCGCTTCAAAGTCTGCCGAGGACGACGCTAAGCACGCCGCTCTCGATGCGGTGGCTGAGAAGACGGCGGTTCAGGAGGTAGCAGTCCTTGCGGAGCAAGCTGAGACCGCGGAGGAGGCCGTGGAAGCCGccaaggaggttgagggtgagaTCACTCTGCCAGAGACTTCCCCTGGGGTCAAGGCTGTCACAAACAGCATGGAGCGCATGAGCGTCGGGTCTGCCGATTCCAAGGCCGAAGTGAGCGGACATAGCAACGACAatacctcttccccctctccttctgccACAGAAGAAACCGAGGCTTCCGTCATCGACAACAAGGAGAGCCATTCCGAAATCTCCGCTATCGCCGCCTAA
- the PST2 gene encoding flavodoxin-like fold protein (CAZy:AA6; COG:S; EggNog:ENOG503NU10), which produces MAPKIAIVYYSMYGHIKQLAEAEKAGIEKAGGTADLYQVPETLSDEVLAKMYAPPKATDVPVLEDPSVLEQYDAFLIGIPTRYGNFPAQWKAFWDKTGKQWSSGGFWGKYAGVFISTASQGGGQESTALAAMSTFAHHGIIYVPLGYAKAFGILTNLDAVRGGSAWGAGTFAGGDGSRQPSDVEKELATIQGEEFYKTVAKAFSA; this is translated from the exons ATGGCTCCCAAGATCGCAATTGTTTACTACTCGATGTACGGCCACATCAAGCAGTTggctgaggctgagaaggccgGTATCGAGAAGGCTGGCGGCACTGCCGATCTCTACCA GGTCCCCGAGACTCTTTCTGACGAGGTCCTCGCCAAGATGTACGCTCCTCCCAAGGCCACAGATGTCCCCGTCCTCGAAGACCCAAGCGTGCTCGAGCAATATGACGCCTTCCTCATCGGCATCCCAACAAGATACGGCAACTTCCCCGCTCAATGGAAGGCTTTCTGGGACAAGACCGGCAAGCAATGGAGCTCCGGTGGTTTCTGGGGCAAGTACGCCGGTGTCTTCATCTCCACTGCCTCTCAGGGAGGTGGCCAGGAGTCCACTGCTCTCGCCGCCATGAGCACCTTCGCCCACCACGGCATCATCTACGTGCCCCTCGGATACGCCAAGGCCTTCGGCATCTTGACCAACCTGGATGCGGTCCGCGGTGGTAGTGCCTGGGGAGCGGGTACTTTCGCTGGTGGTGACGGCTCTCGCCAGCCTAGTGATGTGGAGAAAGAGCTGGCCACCATCCAGGGCGAGGAGTTTTACAAGACGGTCGCCAAGGCTTTCAGTGCGTGA
- the MEF1 gene encoding Elongation factor G, mitochondrial (COG:J; EggNog:ENOG503NV2U) has protein sequence MRVIRAVNSCRAALATRNAALVGRRALPYAAAINSARLGGLREFSRTSNYRAAEGAAAALKQAKELAQANMTPEAAAAKVSPAEAARLAHVRNIGIAAHIDSGKTTVSERILFYTGRTKHIHEVRGRDGVGAKMDSMELERERGITIQSAATFADWKYKTKDGKEDTYHLNLIDTPGHIDFTIEVERAMRVLDGAVMVLCAVSGVQSQTITVDRQMKRYNVPRISFVNKMDRMGANPFRAVEMINSKLKIPAAAIQIPIGAEKEFEGVVDLIEMRAIRNDGQRGVNVKVSNQIPEELKELAEQKRQELIEKLADVDDEIAEMFLDEITPTPEQIKAAIRRATIGLKFTPVLMGSALADKSIQPMLDAVCDYLPNPNDVPNMALDRSKGEAPVSLLPYNSLPFVGLAFKLEENPYGQLTYMRVYQGSLKKGQYLFNTRNDKKVRIPRIVRMHSNEMEDVAEIGAGEICAVFGVECASGDTFTDGRLPYGMSSMYVPDAVMSLSIKPKRSSDADAFSKAMNRFMREDPTFRLHVDEESEETIISGMGELHLDIYVERLRREYKVDCETGKPRVAYRETISRKAEFDFLLKRQSGGPGDYARVVGWVEPNAEDAEKNYFETRVVGGTIPEKYLAACGKGFEEACLKGPLLGHRVIGASMIITDGATHVTDSSDYAFNLATQMAFRKAFPDAGGAVLEPLMKTTITAPVEFQGNILMLMNKRGTIVDTEVGADEFTLVADCSLNAMFGFSTHLRAATQGKGEFSMEFSHYAPAPPHLQKELVAAYEKELDAKRTK, from the exons ATGAGGGTAATACGGGCGGTAAACAGCTGTCGCGCTGCTCTTGCGACAAGAAACGCAGCGCTGGTGGGCCGCCGGGCCTTGCCATACGCTGCTGCCATCAACAGCGCCAGACTGGGAGGTCTCAGAGAGTTCAGCAGGACGTCCAACTACAGGGCTGCCGagggtgctgctgccgc TCTCAAGCAGGCCAAGGAGCTGGCCCAGGCCAACATGACCCCCGAAGCTGCCGCCGCGAAGGTCTCCCCCGCCGAGGCTGCCAGGTTGGCACATGTCCGGAACATCGGTATCGCA GCACACATCGATTCCGGCAAGACCACTGTATCCGAGCGCATTCTCTTCTACACCGGCAGAACGAAGCACATTCACGAAGTTCGCGGGCGTGATGGCGTCGGTGCCAAGATGGACTCCATGGAactggagagggagagaggtaTCACCATTCAGTCTGCCGCCACCTTTGCCGACTGGAAGTACAAGACCAAAGACGGCAAGGAGGATACCTACCACCTGAACTTGATCGACACGCCCGGACATATTGATTTCACCATCGAGGTCGAGAGAGCCATGAGAGTGTTGGACGGCGCCGTCATGGTGCTGTGCGCTGTCAGTGGTGTCCAATCCCAGACCATCACGGTCGATCGCCAGATGAAGCGTTACAACGTCCCCCGTATCTCCTTCGTCAACAAGATGGATCGTATGGGTGCCAACCCCTTCAGGGCTGTCGAGATGATCAACTCCAAGCTCAAGATCCCGGCTGCCGCTATTCAGATCCCGATCGGTGCTgagaaggagtttgagggtgTCGTTGATCTCATTGAGATGAGGGCAATCAGAAACGATGGCCAACGTGGTGTCAACGTCAAGGTCTCGAACCAGATCCCcgaggagttgaaggagttgGCCGAGCAAAAGAGACAAGAGCTGATTGAGAAATTGGCCGATGTCGACGATGAGATCGCCGAAATGTTCTTGGACGAGATCACCCCCACCCCTGAGCAGATCAAGGCTGCTATCCGCAGAGCGACTATTGGCCTCAAGTTCACCCCTGTGTTGATGGGCTCTGCCCTCGCCGACAAGTCCATCCAGCCCATGCTTGACGCTGTCTGCGActacctccccaaccccaacgacGTTCCCAACATGGCTCTCGACCGGTCCAAGGGCGAAGCTCCTGTCAGCTTGCTTCCGTACAACTCTCTTCCCTTTGTCGGCCTCGCCTTCAAGCTGGAAGAGAACCCTTACGGTCAGCTCACCTACATGCGTGTCTACCAGGGCTCCCTGAAGAAGGGCCAGtacctcttcaacacccgCAATGACAAAAAGGTCCGCATTCCCCGCATCGTCCGCATGCACTCCAATGAAATGGAGGACGTGGCCGAGATTGGCGCCGGTGAAATTTGTGCCGTCTTCGGCGTTGAGTGCGCCTCCGGTGACACCTTCACCGACGGTCGCCTTCCTTACGGCATGAGCTCCATGTACGTCCCCGACGCCGTCATGTCTCTCAGCATCAAGCCCAAGCGCAGCAGCGACGCCGACGCCTTCTCCAAGGCCATGAACCGCTTCATGCGTGAGGATCCCACCTTCCGCCTCCACGTCGATGAGGAGTCAGAAGAGACCATCATCAGCGGTATGGGCGAACTTCATCTAGACATTTACGTCGAGCGTCTCCGCCGTGAGTACAAGGTCGACTGCGAGACTGGCAAACCCCGCGTCGCCTACCGCGAGACCATTAGCCGCAAGGCCGAGTTCGACTTCTTGCTCAAACGCCAGTCCGGCGGTCCCGGTGATTACGCCCGTGTTGTTGGCTGGGTCGAGCCCAACGCTGAAGACGCCGAGAAGAACTACTTCGAGACCCGCGTCGTCGGTGGTACCATTCCCGAAAAGTACCTCGCCGCTTGTGGGAAGGGTTTCGAAGAAGCCTGCCTCAAGGGTCCCCTTTTGGGCCACAGGGTCATTGGTGCCAGCATGATCATCACTGACGGTGCTACTCACGTTACTGATTCCAGTGACTACgccttcaacctcgccacCCAGATGGCGTTCCGCAAGGCCTTCCCAGATGCGGGCGGTGCAGTGCTCGAGccgttgatgaagacgacAATCACCGCGCCGGTGGAGTTCCAGGGTAACATCCTCATGTTGATGAACAAGAGGGGTACCATTGTTGATACCGAGGTGGGCGCGGATGAGTTCACGCTTGTGGCGGACTGCAGTTTGAACGCCATGTTTGGGTTCAGCACTCACTTGAGAGCGGCTACGCAGGGTAAGGGAGAGTTTAGCATGGAGTTCAGCCATTATGCGCCTGCGCCGCCGCATTTGCA GAAGGAGTTGGTTGCTGCCTATGAGAAGGAGCTCGACGCCAAGAGAACCAAGTAA
- a CDS encoding hypothetical protein (EggNog:ENOG503NWXD; COG:G): MKEKDSTSASDSDRTEGEISIPNDQNIAGFKSSHNTETDPASNVDPPPDVVPDGGLTAWLQVLGSTAILVNTWGLINTFGVFQAYYETTLLSSHPPSSISWIGSTQAALLFLVGVFAGPLYDAGYFRHLLITGMFLIVFGQFMTSLCTEYWQVLLAQGFCMGSGMGMTFLPSAAILSQYFARHRALALGIASAGSPVAGTVFPIIFSKLEKSLGFGWATRVIAFILLGMSAIPVAFMKTRVPPHKGKKSLVDKSLFKDGPYLSFTAGGFFAFLTLYVPFFYITLYGTSQASVTESFAPYLVTLLNAGSIFGRIIPNALADRFGCLNLMLVCMSGSAILVFGWLGVKNLAGSVVFVLLYGAFSGGVVSLTPSVVVELSPDLSRVGTRMGFGFIVSGTAVLIGTPIAGAVLGGESANARWVPTVLYAACGLLIATFLYSTARFLQYRKKGGW, from the exons ATGAAGGAGAAAGATTCCACATCCGCCTCCGACTCGGACAGAACAGAAGGCGAAATCTCAATCCCAAACGACCAGAACATCGCCGGCTTCAAGTCCAGCCACAATACAGAAACAGATCCTGCCTCGAATGTTGACCCACCACCAGATGTGGTCCCAGATGGAGGTCTCACAGCTTGGCTCCAAGTCCTAGGCTCGACCGCTATCCTCGTCAACACCTGGGGTCTTATCAACACCTTTGGGGTCTTCC AGGCCTACTACGAAACAACCCTCCTatcctcccatccaccctcctcaatctcatgGATCGGCTCTACCCAagccgccctcctcttcctggtCGGCGTGTTCGCCGGTCCTCTCTATGACGCCGGCTActtccgccacctcctcatcaccggcatgttcctcatcgtcttcggcCAGTTCATGACCTCGTTATGTACCGAGTACTGGCAAGTCCTTCTCGCGCAAGGGTTTTGCATGGGGAGCGGCATGGGAATGACTTTCCTACCTTCAGCTGCGATCCTCAGCCAGTACTTTGCCCGCCATCGGGCGTTAGCCTTGGGCATCGCCTCGGCAGGGTCGCCAGTTGCCGGGACGGTTTTTCCGATCATCTTTTcaaagttggagaagagccTGGGTTTCGGCTGGGCGACGAGGGTGATCGCCTTCATCCTGCTGGGAATGTCGGCCATACCAGTTGCGTTCATGAAGACCAGGGTGCCACCTCACAAGGGGAAGAAGTCGCTGGTCGACAAGAGCCTTTTCAAGGATGGTCCATATTTGAGCTTCACCGCTGGCGGTTTCTTTGCCTTCCTGACGCTCTATGTTCCGTTCTTTTACATCACGCTGTATGGCACATCGCAGGCGTCGGTTACCGAGTCCTTTGCGCCGTATCTGGTTACGTTGCTGAATGCCGGGTCGATTTTTGGCAGAATTATCCCTAACGCTCTGGCGGATCGGTTTGGGTGCCTGAACCTCATGCTCGTTTGCATGTCGGGGAGTGCGATTCTCGTCTTCGGATGGCTGGGAGTCAAGAATCTCGCTGGATCAGTGGTTTTTGTACTGCTGTATGGTGCCTTCTCGGGCGGCGTGGTCAGCTTGACACCTAGTGTTGTCGTCGAGCTATCTCCTGATCTTTCGAGAGTTGGGACCAGAATGGGTTTTGGGTTCATTGTCTCTGGAACTGCGGTTCTGATTGGGACGCCCATTGCGGGTGCGGtcttgggtggtgagagtgCCAATGCCAGATGGGTGCCGACGGTCCTGTATGCTGCCTGTGGGCTTTTGATCGCGACGTTTCTCTACTCGACAGCGAGGTTTTTGCAGTATAGAAAGAAAGGAGGGTGGTAA
- a CDS encoding hypothetical protein (BUSCO:EOG092650I8; EggNog:ENOG503P1ZM; COG:J), with protein sequence MGIHSICNALSHLQNASRAKLGLTSIPNTKYNLRFALALHRAGFISSVTRAGLTPPPPEALLTFETEPVTSANVSTRRLWLGLKYFNNKPVMSNLQAVSKPKRPVTADYKELSKIARGFQAGHIKGLNLGETLFLCTDKGVLELREALEKRVGGLVLARVS encoded by the coding sequence aTGGGCATCCACTCCATCTGCaacgccctctcccacctccaaaacGCATCCCGCGCCAAGCTAGGCCTCACCTCGATCCCCAACACAAAGTACAACCTCCGcttcgccctcgccctccaccgCGCGggcttcatctcctccgtcacccGCGCCGGcctcactccccctcctcccgaaGCCCTTCTGACCTTCGAAACCGAACCCGTCACCTCGGCCAACGTCTCCACCCGTCGTCTGTGGCTGGGGCTCAAGtacttcaacaacaagcccgTCATGTCCAACCTCCAGGCCGTGTCCAAGCCAAAGAGGCCGGTGACTGCGGATTACAAGGAGCTGTCCAAGATTGCGAGGGGGTTCCAGGCGGGGCATATCAAGGGGCTCAACCTGGGGGAGACGTTGTTTTTGTGCACGGataagggggtgttggagttgagggaggcgttggagaagagggtggggggtCTGGTTCTGGCGAGGGTTTCGTag
- a CDS encoding hypothetical protein (EggNog:ENOG503P39A) has product MPPQLRIPIFVTLPVGQDESRRLLSRKTREQPSKEAQIVGAVLGGIFALIIIYFCTRSLWRKCLGPRGGKYKPTEREDDSPTTRQINREAQDNLEDALAGAQAQNGTTNNNLAAVDRSTSVRSVMTLPVYRPKATENEQVLGREGERDGIDVVVEMPTAEQEEELREQEMEALYQIRAARRRQLADREERRRLRREAREANDVVAMRELRERGRSVAAINTVEIEELRNEHERLKETRARAVSTVAYGDLGVARADGTRIRANSTDSERIGLLSDAASIGASTQPESLLLRRDRSHSAATLSIDTTNRPNTPSLTTGGSAYSLNSAGLTSAGLPSAGLPSAGLSTRSRANSGANTPRVPSAMATPRAGSSPEMIDTADLADFGMPPPDYDEVSLDDITPGHSRRNSGVSALSGRNSPFNEPPPDYPGPGPARARSNRLSAAIQDLAAQAQEDQEPTGRPGLRLSQVPQIVIEPSSARP; this is encoded by the exons ATGCCTCCGCAGCTTCGAATACCGATCTTTGTAACGCTGCCAGTCGGTCAAGATGAATCTCGCAGATTGCTTTCTCGGAAAACCAGGGAGCAGCCTTCCAAAGAAGCACAG ATCGTAGGCGCTGTTCTCGGTGGCATCTttgccctcatcatcatatACTTCTGCACCCGGTCCCTCTGGAGAAAATGCCTTGGACCTCGAGGCGGGAAGTACAAACCAACAGAGCGAGAGGACGACTCTCCGACAACTCGACAGATCAATAGAGAGGCCCAGGATAACCTGGAGGACGCATTGGCTGGCGCACAAGCACAGaatggcaccaccaacaacaacttgGCGGCGGTCGATCGGTCCACATCAGTTCGCAGCGTTATGACATTGCCAGTGTACCGACCCAAAGCGACAGAAAACGAGCAGGTTCTGGGCAGGGAGGGCGAGCGCGATGGTAttgatgttgtcgtcgagatgCCGACGGCcgagcaagaggaggagttgcGCGAACAGGAAATGGAAGCTCTCTATCAGATTCGGGCGGCAAGACGTCGACAACTAGCCGATCGCGAGGAGAGGCGGCGGTTACGACGGGAAGCGCGCGAGGCGAACGATGTGGTAGCTATGCGGGAGTTGAGGGAACGGGGTCGAAGCGTGGCGGCGATAAACACGGTGGAAATCGAGGAGCTGAGGAACGAGCACGAGCGGTTGAAGGAAACGAGAGCGCGAGCGGTGAGTACTGTCGCGTATGGCGACTTGGGAGTTGCAAGGGCAGATGGGACTAGGATCCGGGCGAATAGTACCGACAGCGAACGGATTGGTCTTCTCAGCGATGCCGCGAGTATCGGGGCGTCCACCCAACCAGAGAGCCTCCTGCTGAGGCGTGACAGGAGTCACAGTGCTGCGACTCTCAGTATCGACACGACGAACCGCCCAAACACACCGAGCTTGACGACAGGAGGAAGCGCCTACAGCTTAAATAGCGCAGGATTAACCAGCGCCGGGTTACCAAGTGCTGGTTTGCCAAGCGCAGGATTATCAACCCGGTCGAGAGCAAACTCTGGAGCAAACACACCACGGGTACCGAGCGCAATGGCCACCCCAAGAGCTGGGTCGAGTCCCGAGATGATCGATACCGCAGACCTGGCCGACTTTGGAATGCCACCGCCCGACTATGACGAAGTGAGCTTGGACGACATCACGCCTGGGCACTCACGTCGCAATTCTGGGGTATCAGCCTTATCGGGCAGGAACAGCCCCTTCAACGAGCCACCCCCAGACTATCCAGGCCCCGGACCAGCCAGGGCACGCAGCAACCGACTGTCGGCAGCCATTCAGGACCTCGCCGCACAGGCTCAGGAAGACCAAGAGCCTACAGGTCGGCCAGGGTTGAGACTGAGCCAGGTGCCCCAGATCGTTATTGAACCGTCGAGCGCGAGACCATGA